The following DNA comes from Caulobacter sp. X.
AGCGGCTACGTGCAGGGTCTTTCGCTTGACCAGCTGCGTCTGACCACGGGCGCGGTCATGACCAGCGACAAGGCCAAGGTCGGCGTTCCGAAGGCCAACTACACCTACACCACCGATACGATCTATTCCGGCCAGGTCGACGATCCGGTGCCGAAGTTCCAGGGGAACGTGTCGTTCGACGTCTCGGTAAAGGCGTTCGGCGTCACCAAGACCGTGACCATGAACCTGAACGACATGGGCTCCACGCCCCGGACCATGTCCAACGTCGTCAGCTACATGAACGACCAGATGAAAGCGGCCGGCTTCAACACCGCGTTCGCCGTTCAGCGCACGGCCGGTCAGGAACGAACCGTCCAGGTCAACGGCAAGCCCGTGACCTTGCCCGCGACCGGCGATGACTTCGCCCTGAAGGTCAAGGGCGACTCCGCCGAACAGATCAGCTTCAGCGCCCCGACCACCGCGCCGGCCGTCTATGTCACCACCAAGGCTGGCAATCCGGATCCCGACAAGAACGCCGCCACCGATGACGCGGTCTATGAGTCGACCCTGACGAAATACAGCGCGGCCGGAACGGGCGGCGGCCCGGGCGCCGGCGCGCCGGGCGGCAAGGTCTTTACCGAGACGCTTCAGGGCACGATCTCCACGGTCCGCAAGTCGGTGACTGGGGCGGACGGCTCGCTCTACATGCTGGCCGACGTCGCCACCCAGGTGGACGGCAAGCTTGATATCGACGGCCAGCCGATCAAGGGCGACAGCGACGTCGCCCTGCTGAAGTACGACAGCGCGGGCCATCTGCTGTTCGCCCAGAGCCTGGGCGCGACCGACAACGCCAGCGGTCTATCCCTCGCGGTCGCCGCTGACGGCTCCATCGCGGTCGCCGGCTCGGTCAGCGGCCGGCTGCAGGGCGCGGTCAACGGCCCGATCAACAACAGCGACAGCTCCACCACCACCGACAGCTTCGTCACCCGCTACAGCGCCAATGGCGACGAGCAGTGGACGGTGCGTCGCGGCGGGCTGCAGGAGGACGAGGCCACGGCCCTGGCCTTCGGCGCCGACGGCGTCCTCTATGTCGGCGGTCGCAGCAAGTCAGACCTGCCCGGAGCGGTCGGAACCGATCCTAGCGGGGGCTGGGACGCCTATCTCTCGGCGTTCGCCACCGACGCCAACGGCAAGCCCAAGGCGCTGTTCACCCAGAAGTTTGGCTCCGCCGCCAACGACTCCGTCTCGGACATCGTCGTCAACGGCTCGCAGGTCATTGTCGGCTCCAAGGAAGACGGCAACGCGGTTCTGCGCAGCTTCGACGTGACGACCAGCGTCGTCACCGAGAACGTCACCCAACTGAACAAGTACGGCGCCTATGAGAGCGTCCCGGTCACCTACACCAAGACCGCTTCTCTGACGGCGGGAGCGACCCGCGATCTCGGTTCGCTGAGAGGCGGCGATTTGGCGGGCCTAAAGATCGATGGCGGCCAGCTCTATGTCGGCGGCTACACGGCCAACAATCTCATGTCGATCAATGGCGCCACGACCCCGCCGTCCGGCGGCATGGATGCCTTTGTCGGCCGGATGTCTCTGGACATCTCAGACGCCAGCGCGGACGTCCTGACCTATTATGGCGGGACGGGCGACGACACGGTGACCGGGTTTGACGTCAAGAACGGAACGGCCTGGCTGGTCGGTTCGGCGGGCGCGAACCTGGACGGTCAGCCGACGGTCGGAACCGCGGACGGCTATGTCGCCCAGATCAACGTCGGAAGCGGCGCGGTGGATTGGAGCCAAAGGCTCACCGGCAAGGACGGTTACGCCACGCCCACCTCGGTGGCGGTTTCCGGATCGGGCGCCTCGGCGCTGGACCTCTTTGGCCTGCCGTCCGGGACCATGGAGTTCAAGCAATCGGACCGCATCACGACATCCACCGCGGCGCGGGCCGGTGACACCTTCCAGATCCGCACGCGCGAGCGCGGACCGCTGACCACGATCACCATCGAGGCTAGCGACACGCTTGAAACCCTCGCCGACAAGATCAAGCGCGCATCGGGTTTCCGCGCCAAGGTCGAAACGGTCACCAATGGCGATAATCGCGTGCTGAAGATCAGCCCCGCCTTGAACACCGCGACCATCGAGGTTGTCGCCGGCAAGGGCGGAACCGATGTCCTGACCGCCTTGGGGCTGGCTGGAGGCGTGGTTCGGGCGACGAAGACCGAAAATGGCAAGACCGTCTCGGCGGATGGCGGCGGTCAAGTCTATGGCTTGCAACTGCCGCCGGAGCTTGACCTGACCACCGAGGCGGGGCGGAAGAACGCCAATGTCGTCATCAGCCGCGCCATGGCGCAGATCCGCACCGCCTATCGCGAGACCTCCGACGCGGCCCAGGGGATCAGCAGCGACAACAGCAAGACCTCGGGCAAGACCGGCGGTACGGTTCCGAAATACCTTACGGATCAGCTGTCCAACTATCAGGCCGCGTTGAATCGACTGACCGGCGGCGGATAGGACGACGCGCCCCTTCAACGATCGCCGAATGTGACAGGCGGCGCGCTTTCGAGGGCGGTCGCGCTTGAAAGCGTCATCGTCGCGTCGTAGCCAGGGGGCCATGGATTTTCTGAAAGATCGACGGATCGTCGTCCTCGGCGGCGGCGCGGCGGTTGCGCTGCTGGCGGGCCTGGGCATCGCGGCGGCGTTGCTGGCCGGACACGACCAGAAGCAGACGGAAGCCCCGCCGGCTTCGCGCGCGGGCCTTATCGTCGAGACCGGGCGCGACGACGACACCAAGCTGGATCCGGCTCGGCCGCTGCGCTGCTTTGTCGGCGGCGCGTTCGTTGGCGAGATCACCCTGGCTGAATGCGCCAAGAAGAACGGCGTGGCGACCGGCGCGCTGGATGTGGGCGTCGACGAGACGGGCGCCCTGGCCGCCGCCGACCAAGCCGGCACGGTGTTGACGCCTCTGCCGCCGACCCCGACCGTCGATGCGCCCGCCGCCGGCCAAACCGCGGCCAGCCCCACGACGTCCTCGACGGCGGCGACGGCTTCGGCCACGGCGCCGCTGGGCGCCTGCTGGCGCTACGCCGCCGGCGAGTGGCGGCGGCTGCCGGGCGACATCACCCTGAACGCTTGCGCCCAGCAGTTGTTCGGCGGACGCTGCGAGAAGACCAACGCGGTCGCCTATGGCCGCTGGGGCGAGGAGACCCTGCGCTTGCTGCAAGGGCGCGTGGAGGCCTCTCCGGACAATCGCAGCTTCCACACCGTGTTCGAACAGACGCCAAACTGCCCTAGCCCGAACGCCGGATAGGATTATAAGTGTAATCCATGAGCAAGACCGTCCTCGCCGCCGCCGCCGTCCTCGTCGTCTCGGGCTTCGCGCTCGCCGGCTGCGAGGAGCAGATCAAGCCGCCGTTCGAGCAGGGCGTCTGCTTCCACGTGGCGACGAACAAGGACAAGACGCTGCGCTACAACCCGGTGGCGCGCAATGTCCCGAGCATGGAGGAATGCGCCGCGACGCTTGAGGGCATGCGCATCCGTTTTGTTCGGCTGGGCCAGTCGAACAACCAGGGCATGGTTGGCGCTTACCAGGGCTCCTTCATCTTCATCGAGAAGGAAGGCATCTATCTGGGCCAGACCTATGACGGGCCGCGCTTCATGTCGCTGGTTCGCACGGGCGATGGGCGTCTGGCCGTCCCAGGCGCCATCCGCCGCGTTCCGGCCGAATAGGCGAGGGCGCGGGGTTCGTCCGTCCACAGCCGTCTTTCTCGTCCACAAGAACATATTGAGAACAAAACTTGCGCGCCGTTTAACGTCTCGTTAACGTGCGCTCTCAGATTCCGGCGCATGGGTCGCCGGGCGAGAGCAAGGTCAAGCGATGGCGGGCAGCGTCAATAAGGTCATTCTGGTGGGCAATCTCGGCGCCGATCCCGAGATCCGCAGCCTGGGTTCGGGCGACCGCGTCGCCAATCTCCGCATCGCCACGTCCGAGACCTGGCGCGACCGCAACAGCGGCGAGCGCAAGGAAAAGACCGAGTGGCACCGCGTGGTCATCTTCAACGACAACCTGGTGAAGGTGGCCGAGCAGTATCTGCGCAAGGGCTCGACCGTCTACATCGAGGGCGCGCTGCAGACCCGCAAGTGGACCGACAACACCGGCCAGGAAAAGTACTCGACCGAGATCGTCCTGCAGAAGTTCCGCGGCGAACTGACCATGCTGGGCGGCCGCGGTGACAGCGCCGGCGCGTCGTCGGGCGGCGGCGACGAGTACGGCGGCGGCTATTCGGGCGGCGGCTCCAGCTTCGGCGGCGGCCAGCGCAGCCAGCCCAGCGGCCCGCGCGAGAGCTTCTCGGCCGACCTGGACGACGAGATTCCCTTCTAAGGACAGTGGAAGGCTGGTCGACAGCCCAAAAAGCTGACGACGGCGCCTCCACGGGGGCGAGCGGCGGGCGATCTGAGGATTGCCCGCCGCTTTCGTTTGCGGGCGTTGGCCTTGCCGACAGTCTAGAGTTGTGTTCCCATCCAGTTTCATTTGGAGGGATGCGCTATGCGACGAATGCTTCTGAGTGTCGGCGTTTTGGCCTTGCTGGCGACGGGCTCGGTCGCTTCCGCCCGCCAGAGCGAAACCCTGATGGGCGACGCGCGGCGTCAGCAGGGTCTGGAGAGCGAGATGGCGCGCCTGCGCCAGGGGCTCACGGGGGGCGCGCGCGAGGGCATTTGTCCGCTGGTTCGCGGCGCTTCTGCCGAAGTGAACAACTATGTCGCCGCTCGGCTGCTCCAGGTCGCCAATCAGGTGGGCGCCGAATATGCGCATCGTGATTGCGAGCCGAACGTGGTCGTCCTGTTCTCGCCCAATCCGGATGAGCTGGTGGCCGAAGCCACGCGGGCCAAGCGCTTCAACTACAAGGGCGTCGCCCCTCAGGATATCGAGCGCTTCAAGACCAGCGCCCAGCCCGTGCGCTGGATACACGGCTCCGCCGCGCCCGGCTTCAAGACCCGGGATGCGCGGCCCTACAACGCCTTGGTGATCGTGGACGCCGCGAAGGCGGCTGATATCAAGGTTTCGACCCTGGCTGACTATGTCAGTCTGGTGGCCCTGGCGGACACGCGGGTTCGCGCGCCGGCCGAGGACTCGATCCTGAACCTGTTCGACAGCGCCGCCGCCGACGCGCCTCGCGCGATGACCGAGGCCGACCGGGCGTATCTCCGCTCTGTCCATAGCCGTCGCTACTGATTGACGGAGGGGGCGGCCAGCGCCGTCCCCTTTCACCCAAGGCATGCCCGCGCGCGATGATCCTGGACGGGCGTCGCGCCTGACCGTCCGCGTCCGCCGCGCTGTCCGAGGCGCGCTTCGGTCAGGATCGGGGTGAGAGGCCGCGCCGTCTCCACGATTCACTATGTACACGCCATGGCTGCATTTGGCGTCAGGTCTGAACGTCTTCAAACCGTCCGGCTTGGAGACGATGGGTCGGCGCGCGCCTTCAAAGCTCTCAGTTGGCGGATTTAAATCGTGCTTCTGGCGAGTTGTGGCCGCGCCTGCGGTCAGGACAACGTTGTCATTGGAAATATTTGCCGAATTCTCAGGATGGGGCGTGGAACGGCAAGCGCCAGTGGACGCGTTCTTGAGCGAAGTGCTACTGAGACCCCGGATATTGCACTGCGGGATCACGATACAGCAGCGCTGTTCCAAGGTGAGACGCTCCCATCAGAGGGGCGCGGCCTTTTCACTTATCGCAGGGTGAATTTCATATGCCGGTTGAGACGCTGACCAAGTCCCGTTGGGTTTATGCATTTGGCGGAGGCGGCGCCGACGGCGACGCCTCGATGAAGAACCTTCTCGGGGGCAAGGGCGCCAACCTCGCCGAGATGTCCTCGCTGGGCCTGCCGGTCCCGCCCGGCTTCACAATCACCACCGAGGCGTGTGTCCACTACTACGCCAACGGCAAGCAGTACCCGGCCGAGCTGGCTCAGCAGGTCGAGGCCGGCCTCGCCAAGGTCGAGGAGATCACCGGCAAGACATTCGGCGACGTCGCCAATCCCCTGCTGGTCTCGGTGCGCTCGGGGGCCCGGGCCTCGATGCCGGGCATGATGGACACGGTCCTGAACCTGGGCCTCAACGACGAGACCGTCGAGGGCTTGGCCAAGCTGTCGGGCGACCGCCGCTTCGCCTACGACAGCTACCGCCGCTTCATCCAGATGTACTCGAACGTCGTGCTGAACCTTGAGCACCACATGTTCGAAGAGATCCTGGACGACCACAAGGAGCGCCTGGACGTCCATGTCGACACCGGCCTGACCGCCGACGACTGGGCCATGGTCATCAAGGACTACAAGGCCGCCGTGCGCGACCACCTGGGCAAGCCGTTCCCGCAGGACGCCCAGGAGCAGCTGTGGGGCGCGATCGGCGCCGTCTTCGCCAGCTGGATGAACGACCGGGCCAAGTTCTATCGCCGCATGCACGACATCCCCGAAAGCTGGGGCACCGCGGTGAACGTCCAATCGATGGTGTTCGGCAACATGGGCGACACCTCGGCGACGGGCGTGGCCTTCACCCGCAACCCGTCGAACGGCGACAACCGCCTGTACGGCGAGTTCCTGATCAACGCCCAGGGCGAGGACGTGGTGGCGGGCATCCGCACGCCGCAGTCCCTGACCAAGGCCGCCCGCGAGGAGATGGGCGACACCGCTCCCTCGATGGAAGAGGCGATGCCGGAGGTGTTCGGCCAGTTCAAGACCGTGGTCGAGACGCTGGAGCGCCACTACCGCGACATGCAGGACATCGAGTTCACGGTGGAGCAGGGCAAGCTCTACATGCTGCAGACCCGCAACGGGAAGCGCACGGCGAAGGCCGCGCTGAAGGTGGCGGTCGACATGGCGGCCGAGGGCGTGATCTCGAAGGAAGAGGCCGTGGGGCGCGTCGAGCCGGCCTCGCTGGACCAGCTGCTGCACCCGACCATCGACCCCACGGCGCACCGCGACGTGATCGCCGTCGGCCTGCCGGCCTCGCCCGGCGCGGCCACCGGCAAGATCGTCTTCGACAGCGACGCCGCCGAGAAGGCGGCCGCCGCCGGCGAAAGCGTCATCCTAGTGCGCGAGGAAACCTCGCCGGAGGACATCCACGGCATGCACGCCGCTCGCGGCATCATCACGGCGCGGGGCGGGATGACCAGCCACGCCGCCGTCGTGGCGCGCGGCATGGGCCGGGCCTGCGTCTCGGGCGCCGGCGACGTCGCCATCTTCCCGAAGGAAGGTCTGTTCCGCGTCCGTGGGCGCGATTTCAAGGCCGGCGAGATCATCACCATCGACGGCTCGACCGGAGAAATCCTTGCCGGCGCGCCCAAGATGATCGAGCCCGAGCTGACCGGCGATTTCGCCACCCTGATGGGCTGGGCCGACGAGGTCCGCCGCCTGAAGGTGCGCGCAAACGCCGAGACGCCGCTGGACGCCAAGACCGCCCGCCAGTTCGGCGCCGAAGGCATCGGCCTCTGCCGCACCGAGCACATGTTCTTCGACGACACCCGGATCGCGGCTGTGCGCGAGATGATCCTGGCCGACGACGAGAAGGGCCGCCGCGCGGCGCTGGCCAAGATCGCGCCGTTCCAGAAGGCCGACTTCGTCGAGCTCTTCACGATCATGGAAGGCCTGCCGGTCACGATCCGCCTCTTGGATCCGCCGCTGCACGAGTTCCTGCCGCACACCGAGGAAGACGTCCAAGCCGTGGCCGAGGCCACCGGCCTCGACGCCGCCAAGCTGATGCGCCGGGCCAAGGAGCTGCACGAGACCAACCCCATGCTGGGCCACCGCGGCTGCCGCCTGGGCGTCTCGTACCCCGAGATCTACGAGATGCAGGTCCGGGCCATCCTCGAGGCCGCCTGCGAGATCGCCAAGTCCGGCAAGGCCGCTCCCGTCCCCGAGATCATGCACCCGCTGGTCGCCAAGGGCGAGGAGATGAAGTACCTGCGCGACCTGACCGACCGCGTCGCCAAGGCGGTGCTGGAAGAGCAGGGCGTGGACCTGAAGTACACCGTCGGCACCATGATCGAGCTGCCCCGCGCGGCCCTGCGCGCCGGCGATCTGGCCGCCAACGCCGAGTTCTTCAGCTTCGGCACCAACGACCTGACCCAGACGACGTTCGGCATCAGCCGCGACGACGCCGGCAAGTTCCTGGGCGCCTATATCGACAAGGGCATCTTCGAGAAGGACCCCTTCGTCAGCCTCGACCAGGACGGCGTCGGCGACCTGATCCGCATCGCCGCCGAGCGTGGCCGCGCGGCGCGTCCTGACGTCAAGCTCGGCATCTGCGGCGAGCACGGCGGCGACCCGGCCTCGATCGGCTTCTGCGAGAAGGTCGGCCTGGACTACGTGTCCTGCTCGCCCTACCGCGTGCCGATCGCGCGCCTGGCGGCCGCCCAGGCGGCGCTGGCGAACAAGGGATGAGGCTCAAGCGCCAAGCTTGAACCCACTTGAGGGGCCTCGGACTGGACAGTCCGGGGCCCTTTGCCTATCCGGGGCCAAGATTTCGGGGGGAAGTCATGGCCTATCTGCGCTGGCGCCGGTTCACGGAGCTGCTGTCGCTGGACAATCCGGCGCTGGGCGAGCTGTTCATGCGCAAGCGCCACAAGCCGATCGTGGCCGCGCCCGTCGAGAAGTGGGACGCCGAGTACAAGGCCGGGATCTACGACCGCCTGAACCGCTCCGAGCAGCGCCATCACCACCGTCTGCTGGCCGCCATGATCGCCGACCGCTGGCCCAATCCGCGCGTGCTGGAGATCGGGGCGGGCGAAGGCGTGTTCTACGAGGCCCTGCGCGCCCACCGGCCGGCCCGCTATGTCGGAGTCGACTTCTCAAAGCGCGCCATCGAGCGCGGCGAGCTGCGCCTGGCGCCCGAGGTCGCGATCGGCGAGGTCAAGATGGTGCTGGGCGACGGCCGCACGTTCCAGACCGACGAGACCTTCGACGTCGTGGTGTTTTCAGAGTGCGTCGAGCACCTGGGCGAGGTCGAGACCCTGGTCGCCCACTACGCTCCGAACCTGAAGCCCGACGGCGCCGTGGGCCTGACCATGTGGTTGGCGCTAAAGCCGCTACGCCTGTGGCATCGCCTGAAGGCCATGGGCGAGGTGCTGGACGAGGCGGTGATCAACACGCCGTGGGGCGGCGGCTGGTTGGTGGCCGTGGTGCGGGCGAAACCCTAGCAAAGCCTTTCTGTAGCTGGCGCCTAGCTTCTCTGCGAAGCTAGGTCTCTCGGCTCGGAGTGACCTGACATGGTCGGTCGATCAAATTTGGCAGTTAGTCTGGCTGCACTTGGAATTATGACGTTTGCGCCGTTCGCGATCGGGCAAGCTCTTGTTTTTCTGGAATTTAAGAGCCCCTGGCATTCCCAGCTCGCCGAGTTGGTCTTCATTATTCTAGGCGTCTCGGTGGGTATTTATGGGCTTGTTTCGCTGCCAATTAGCAAGCGTATCAAGGCCATTCTGGTAATCCCCTATGCACTGATAATGACTGCGGCAGTTTGGTTTTCTATGCTTCCCGCTGTCTGCGGCTATTTCGGCGACTGCCTATAAGCAAGCGAAGCAGCGCTTGTTGAGAGCTCCTTCCTGGCCCGCCGCAAACAAAAACCGCCCCGAGGCGGGAGGAGCCTCGGGGCGGTCGCTAGGCCGTCCGCCTAGGGGGGAGGGACGCGGACGGCCGCTGCCGGCTTGAGCGTTAGCCGTGCAGCTTGATGGCGGTCTCGGCGATCTTGCGGCCTTGGTAGCGAGCGCCGACCAGCTCGTTCTCGCTGGGCTGACGCGAGCCGTCGCCGCCGGCGATCGTGGTGGCGCCGTAGGGGCTGCCGCCGGTGACTTCGTCCAGGGTCATCTGGCCGGCGTGGCCGTAGTCCATGCCCACGATCACCATGCCAAAGTGCAGCAGGTTGGTGATGATCGAGAACAGGGTCGTTTCCTGGCCGCCGTGCTGGGTCGCCGTCGAGGTGAAAGCGCCGCCGACCTTGCCGTGCAGGGCGCCGCGAGCCCACAGGCCGCCGGCCTGGTCGAAGAAGGCGGCCAGCTGCGAGCTCATGCGGCCAAAGCGCGTGCCCGTGCCGACGATGACGGCGTCGTAGTTGGCCAGGTCCTCGACCGTGGCGACCGGCGCCTCTTGGTCGAGCTTGAAGTGGGCCTTCTGGGCGACTTCCAGCGGCGCGGTTTCCGGGACGCGCTTGATGTCGACCTGGGCGCCGGCTTCGCGAGCGCCTTCGGCGACGGCCTTGGCCATCGTCTCGATGTGGCCGTACGACGAGTAATAGAGAACGAGAACCTTGGCCATGACGGCCTCCTTTGCGTGCGTTGAAGGGGATGAAGGTCGGACGCGAGGCTAAGGTTTCCCCGCGTCCGGTTCTTGAAGGAAAATCTAGTCGACGGCGGCGTCGACCAGGACGAGTTCGGCGTCTTCCAGGGCGGTGACGGTGATGACGTCCTCGTCCTTGATGCCCGCGCCGTCGCGGGCGTTTAGCTTGACGCCGTTGACTTCGACGGTCCCGACGGCCGGGACGAGGTAGCCGCTACGGTCCTTGCCCAGGGCGTAGGTGGTGCTTTCGCCCGCCTTCAGCGTCGCGCCCAAGACGCGGGCGTCGGTGCGGATCGGCAGAGCGTCGGCGTCTTCGGCGAAGCCCGAGGCCAGGGTGACGAACTTGCCCGAGCGGTCGCCCTTCGGGAACGGCTTGGCGCCCCACGACGGCCCGGCGCCGAAATTCTTGGGCTCGATCCAGATCTGGAAGATCCGGGTCGTTTCCGGCTCGAGGTTGTACTCCGAGTGACGGATGCCCGTGCCCGCGCTCATCACCTGGACGTCGCCGGCCACGGTGCGGCCCTTGTTGCCCAGGCTGTCCTGGTGGGTGATCGCGCCGTCGCGGACATAGGTGATGATCTCCATGTCGCTGTGCGGGTGCGGCGGGAAGCCGGTGTTGGGGGCGATTTCGTCGTCGTTCCAGACTCGCAGCGAACCCCAGTTCATGTTGCGGGGATCGTAGTAGCTAGCGAACGAGAAGTGATGCTTGGCCTTCAGCCAACCGTGGTCGGCGCCGCCAAGCTTGTCGAACGGTCTGCGGTCGATCATGGCTCTAACCTTTCTGTCTCTGGGAAGCGCCGGTCCGGCGCGTCGTGTTGAGGAGAAGATAGGCGACCTGGCGGGATCCGAAATGGAAACTATTGAAACACATGGTTTCCAAAACTAAGCTATCGCCATGTCCAAGCTCCCCGATCTCGAAGGCCTCGCCGTGTTCGCCAAGGTGGTGGAGCTGCGCTCGTTCGCCGCCGCCGCCGACGAGCTGGCCATGTCCAAGGCCACAGTGTCCAAGGCCGTGACGCGGCTGGAGGCCCGGCTGGGCTCGCGCCTGTTCAACCGCACCTCGCGTCGCCTGGCCCTGACCGACGCCGGCCAGTCCCTGGTCGAGCGCGCCACCCGCGTGCTGGCCGAGGCCCAGGCGGCCGAGGAGGAGGCCTCGCACCAGTCCTCGGCGCCGCGGGGACTGGTCCGGATGGCCGTGCCGATGTCGCTGGGCATCACCACCCTGGGACCGGTGCTGCCGGCATTCCTGGAAGCCTATCCAGAGGTCTCGATCGACCTACACCTGTCGGACGCCACCATCGACCTGGTGGGCATGGGTTTCGATCTGGCGCTGCGCGTGGCGGCCTTGCCGGACAGCTCGCTGGTGGCGCGGCGCCTAAGGGCTGTGAAGCGTCACCTCGTGGCCTCGCCCGCCTATTGGGACAAGCATGGCCGACCGCACCATCCGGCCGATCTGGCCCAGCATCGCGGCCTGACCTATGGCCACCAGTCCGCGCCGGAGACCTGGCGCTTCCAGAAGGGCGGCGAGGAGGCCTCGGTGCGGCCGCGCTCGGTCATCCGGGCCAATAACGGCGACGTCCTGCTGCCGGCGCTGCTGGCCGGGTCCGGCGTGGCGATGTTGCCCGACTTCATCGTCGGCCCGGCGGTGGCCAACGGACGGCTGGAGGAGGTGCTGCCCGAGTGGCAGGGCGCGCCGATCGCGCTGCATCTGGTGATGCCGCCCGGCGGCCCGCGGCCGGCGCGGGTCGAGGTGCTGGCGGCCTATCTCGCCAAGGCCTTGGGCGCTTCCGGGCGCTAAGGAGAGTCTAGAGGCTCTCGACCTGGGCCGGGGTGAAGGCGGCGACCTGCAGCGGCGTCATGGCCGCCAGATTGGTGGTCGACAGCCAATCCAGCTGGTTGATCGTCAGGCCCGGGATCTGCGAGGGCAGCAGATAGCTGATCTGGGTCGTCGAGAGGCCGGAGATCACCGTGGTCGACAGCGAACCGACCTGGGTGGCGGTCAGGCCCTGCACCTGGGTCGGGGTCAGCTGAGAAAAGGCCGTCGTTGACAGGCTGCGCATCTGGTAGGCTGACAGCCCCTTCAGGGCCGTCGCGCCCAGAGCGTTGATCTGGGTCTTCGACAGGGCCGC
Coding sequences within:
- a CDS encoding single-stranded DNA-binding protein, producing the protein MAGSVNKVILVGNLGADPEIRSLGSGDRVANLRIATSETWRDRNSGERKEKTEWHRVVIFNDNLVKVAEQYLRKGSTVYIEGALQTRKWTDNTGQEKYSTEIVLQKFRGELTMLGGRGDSAGASSGGGDEYGGGYSGGGSSFGGGQRSQPSGPRESFSADLDDEIPF
- the ppdK gene encoding pyruvate, phosphate dikinase codes for the protein MPVETLTKSRWVYAFGGGGADGDASMKNLLGGKGANLAEMSSLGLPVPPGFTITTEACVHYYANGKQYPAELAQQVEAGLAKVEEITGKTFGDVANPLLVSVRSGARASMPGMMDTVLNLGLNDETVEGLAKLSGDRRFAYDSYRRFIQMYSNVVLNLEHHMFEEILDDHKERLDVHVDTGLTADDWAMVIKDYKAAVRDHLGKPFPQDAQEQLWGAIGAVFASWMNDRAKFYRRMHDIPESWGTAVNVQSMVFGNMGDTSATGVAFTRNPSNGDNRLYGEFLINAQGEDVVAGIRTPQSLTKAAREEMGDTAPSMEEAMPEVFGQFKTVVETLERHYRDMQDIEFTVEQGKLYMLQTRNGKRTAKAALKVAVDMAAEGVISKEEAVGRVEPASLDQLLHPTIDPTAHRDVIAVGLPASPGAATGKIVFDSDAAEKAAAAGESVILVREETSPEDIHGMHAARGIITARGGMTSHAAVVARGMGRACVSGAGDVAIFPKEGLFRVRGRDFKAGEIITIDGSTGEILAGAPKMIEPELTGDFATLMGWADEVRRLKVRANAETPLDAKTARQFGAEGIGLCRTEHMFFDDTRIAAVREMILADDEKGRRAALAKIAPFQKADFVELFTIMEGLPVTIRLLDPPLHEFLPHTEEDVQAVAEATGLDAAKLMRRAKELHETNPMLGHRGCRLGVSYPEIYEMQVRAILEAACEIAKSGKAAPVPEIMHPLVAKGEEMKYLRDLTDRVAKAVLEEQGVDLKYTVGTMIELPRAALRAGDLAANAEFFSFGTNDLTQTTFGISRDDAGKFLGAYIDKGIFEKDPFVSLDQDGVGDLIRIAAERGRAARPDVKLGICGEHGGDPASIGFCEKVGLDYVSCSPYRVPIARLAAAQAALANKG
- a CDS encoding cyclopropane-fatty-acyl-phospholipid synthase family protein, producing MAYLRWRRFTELLSLDNPALGELFMRKRHKPIVAAPVEKWDAEYKAGIYDRLNRSEQRHHHRLLAAMIADRWPNPRVLEIGAGEGVFYEALRAHRPARYVGVDFSKRAIERGELRLAPEVAIGEVKMVLGDGRTFQTDETFDVVVFSECVEHLGEVETLVAHYAPNLKPDGAVGLTMWLALKPLRLWHRLKAMGEVLDEAVINTPWGGGWLVAVVRAKP
- the wrbA gene encoding NAD(P)H:quinone oxidoreductase, with translation MAKVLVLYYSSYGHIETMAKAVAEGAREAGAQVDIKRVPETAPLEVAQKAHFKLDQEAPVATVEDLANYDAVIVGTGTRFGRMSSQLAAFFDQAGGLWARGALHGKVGGAFTSTATQHGGQETTLFSIITNLLHFGMVIVGMDYGHAGQMTLDEVTGGSPYGATTIAGGDGSRQPSENELVGARYQGRKIAETAIKLHG
- a CDS encoding pirin family protein, translating into MIDRRPFDKLGGADHGWLKAKHHFSFASYYDPRNMNWGSLRVWNDDEIAPNTGFPPHPHSDMEIITYVRDGAITHQDSLGNKGRTVAGDVQVMSAGTGIRHSEYNLEPETTRIFQIWIEPKNFGAGPSWGAKPFPKGDRSGKFVTLASGFAEDADALPIRTDARVLGATLKAGESTTYALGKDRSGYLVPAVGTVEVNGVKLNARDGAGIKDEDVITVTALEDAELVLVDAAVD
- a CDS encoding LysR family transcriptional regulator, yielding MSKLPDLEGLAVFAKVVELRSFAAAADELAMSKATVSKAVTRLEARLGSRLFNRTSRRLALTDAGQSLVERATRVLAEAQAAEEEASHQSSAPRGLVRMAVPMSLGITTLGPVLPAFLEAYPEVSIDLHLSDATIDLVGMGFDLALRVAALPDSSLVARRLRAVKRHLVASPAYWDKHGRPHHPADLAQHRGLTYGHQSAPETWRFQKGGEEASVRPRSVIRANNGDVLLPALLAGSGVAMLPDFIVGPAVANGRLEEVLPEWQGAPIALHLVMPPGGPRPARVEVLAAYLAKALGASGR